Genomic DNA from Coffea arabica cultivar ET-39 chromosome 7e, Coffea Arabica ET-39 HiFi, whole genome shotgun sequence:
GGGTATGCTATAGTAGTGttgaataaaatttgaattacTTATTCCAGgcttggaactgttttctttccgcacttttttttttatagttttgcTGATTATAACTgtgttcttttcttgttttggatGGAATTGTCAGAGGAGCCAGATGACTTTTATGAGTTCACAGCAGAGGATTATTATCGACTCATGGCAACAAAAAAGGAAGGTATGATATATCCTTGCAATTATAGATATTGGTTTATCTGCTTATTTATTACCACCATATTTGAAAGGTCTAATTTGTTTTCTAGAGAAATGACTGAAGTGGAGCTTTTCTTTTGCCACTTCTGCTCCAATAAAATAAGTTATTTGGACATGAACTGCATGTTCTTGGAAACTGATCAAAATATCTAATATGTTTTTTGAAAATGACATGGTCTAGTCGTCTCGATGACTATAAGAGGTGAAATTGAGTATATAACTCTTGCCAGAATGGTAGATGGCGGTCTGAAAACATACATATACTCATATAATTCTGATAGTTTCTTCGAAAAGTGCAATTATCTGGTTGTGTACCATCTATTGGTTCATCCTGTAGTTTATTGCTGCATTTTGTCAGCGCAAACATTCACCTATGAAATTCTTAAAGGTGCATGATAAAAAACCTTAGATATTGTGATGATATCTATATCTGGCCACATATAAGACGTCTTATTTGTTTCTGCATCTGACTTGGGAAACTAAGCAGATAACTTTCTGAAGACGAAGAAAATCCGAGAAGCAGAAGAGGCTGCTCGCAGGTCAAGGATAACTAAGGTGCTAAGCTATTTCTTTGCAGATGAATTTGTTACTCTTTGAAGTTTCTATATATTTATACTCTCCTATGATgcaaagttaattttttttcacatCCCTGCAGGCTGTCATTAGAGTACGTTTTCCTGACAATTACACTCTTGAGGCTGTATTTCACCCAACGGAGCAGATTCAAAGCTTAGTTGATCTTCTCATGAAAGTAATTATTCATCCTGAAGTGCCATTTTATATATGTAAGGATTTGCAGTGTTTAATGTAATTTATTCTTGTTCAAGGTTATACAGTACCTTATGAAGTATTTAAGATGGTGAAGCTGGTGTAACTGTGGTTAAGATTTTTGCTTTTCAGATACTACTCCTCCCAAGAAGCAGATAAAAGACACCTCACAGGACTTTTATTCTGCTGGTTTTTTGCCCGGTGCTATTGTGTATTTTGCATATGATGATGCACAAGGTCTGTACGTGTTATAATTCTAATCTTACTTTTGCATTAAAGTTATGATTACAGAAGTCAAATTTAAGCTGGTTACCGTTGCCATTGGTCTTAAATCTTCTAAAACTGCATGTTGCCCTGTTGTTCTTAGTATGGAAATTTTTTATGCTTATGCATAATTCACAGTTGGTGATCATTTGTTTGGAGTTTTAACTTATTCctttttggaaagagaagggGTGGGGTACTGTTAAtacttaaaatattttttgcaaGACATTTAGCAATACCAGCACTTTGGAACACTTCCATTAGTTTGAGTACTGCTTATTTTCCACTTTACCTATTATCTGGATGTTGATGAAGTGCGATAGGGCTGAAAATTGTTGCAAACATGATGGTCAGTTCACCAAAAGAGAGTTAAGGAGTAAAAGACACTGGAGTAGGTCACGTAGTGGCATGAGTTGGGACGCATCTGAATATGCGGCTCATCTGCCCTGAGAGTGATTATACGGGTTTGCTGGATTATCTGCTCGTATATATTCAAAGTGTGCAATATAGGTTGCACTGATTGTCCACTGCCATGTTGTGAACTGATCAACTAGTATTAATTGAGTAATTCATCTAGGATCTTGGAAATTTTGCTTAATTGGTATAGCTATAACTTAAAATAGATAGTGATGAATGGCATCCGACTTCATCATTATCGCCTGCAGCTGATGCTGATCTGGGGCAGCCGTCTTTTAAGTGAATATAGGCTGTGGGCCATGTAAAATTTGAAGTGGTTTGTTGGCTGATCATACGAATCTGGA
This window encodes:
- the LOC113722935 gene encoding plant UBX domain-containing protein 1, encoding MRIDSPPAVKRRRFTTIHSMDSESAKAKLAAAKERFGREIRVFETFTASSSPSDVLDNEEPDDFYEFTAEDYYRLMATKKEDNFLKTKKIREAEEAARRSRITKAVIRVRFPDNYTLEAVFHPTEQIQSLVDLLMKVIIHPEVPFYIYTTPPKKQIKDTSQDFYSAGFLPGAIVYFAYDDAQGDAAAAASGPFLQEEVMSLQGLDITDEQQESAQPPAEVVTSNHVDAAVPQRKPADKKSIKPKWLKM